The window TGCTGCCAACACTGCCATTCCGTTAGCGTCTCCATACCAAAGCATGACACCAGCTGCAGCGGCAGCCGCTCTAGCTGATATGTCCAAGCAGATGGCTCTTGACGGCGGcaaacagcaacaacaacatatgGCTGCATCTCAGCCGCTTTAAAAAGCTGGATTTTTGGTAATAAACGCGCAAAGTGTGACCGTATAGCTATTTTACACGGCGCGCTCTGGTCTTTCGTTTATGACATGTAACGTCGTGTTACATCTGGTTACATATACATAGGCTTTGCTATATCGTTTTCTAAAGTTCTTATCATAGTTATTACTTATCTctatcttgtttttcttctatatttggaaaataaaaattgtttggaTGATTTTTCTATAAGTATTTATACTGGGCGAACGTTGAAGGTATTTTGATCTACTTCAAATGGAGTAGATGCTGCACCATGTCCATGATCATCATTCAATcaaaggtgtgtgtgtgtgtgtgtgtgtgtgcgtaccgtaaaaatattgacaaaggacaaattcaaaacatatatgaaaTTCCTGTTAAAGATCCTAGATCATTATCTAATTCCGTGCTCATCCGTTTAAGACCGAAGTCATGTTAATACAATATGTTTCAGAGACTAATCTGAAATGCGTTTGGTGCATAGTGGAAAATGTTCTCACCGATTGAAACCTTTGTCTAGAACCAAAAGCTATAAGCTTTCTTCCCCTGTTCCCCATGTGCTTGGAGATGCTTGAGAGAAGAGACCCGATATGAAAAACAGAACACTGTAAAATTGTGAACAAGTTGAAaactttacaataaaaaaatactttggGAGATAAAAATTGTCTGGAAAGTTTTTCTAAGTACACAATAATTGGGTGTAGTAAAATGAAGAATTTGTGGTTTAGAtcaaattatagttttgaaattGTCTTGACTTGAagcttatataaaaaattaaaaaccaaaaccatgaGAACTAACTAGGTAAAAACCAATGCTGTTGTACGGgaagaaatttttgtttgagctattacatttgtaaatatatttatttagtataacatttataataaaaatttatattggtttaaaTTGATAaagtttatgaaagtttcaaatattaattgtttcaccataaattttagatgGCGAATCTGGATTGACGAATTAGTGTTCAGTTAGATTATTCTCAAAATTttgaactatcaaatcaaataaaaaccacaaaaaactaaaatttcatgaaccaaatgatttaaataatattattaaccCGGTCAAACTCGTCCGCTAAGCCATCCCACAacgggtttaaatattttgaaccACAAAATATCTTTGCATCTGTCTCACTCGAATTCGTGAGATCCGCGGGTAACCCACATGCATCtcaataaatctttttttctaatatataatatatatttaaagcttaaacttaatttatattaataaaattgtgtgataaagttttgaaaaataacacttttgttttattttttgttacaaaataactaaatgtgTCTCTATgagtataatattattacttttttattttttattggatTGAATTTTCAGTAATTTTCagtataataagattttttattgGACTGAAGAATTTGTGGTTTAGAtcaaattatagttttgaaattGTCTTGACTCGAagcttatataaaaaattaaaaaccaaaaccatcagAACTGTTTTACAGTaggttaataatataattattcttcAATTAGATAAACAAAGCCAGACTAAAAAATTGGCTCCTTCTCATTGCCCCCTCTGAGCAGCTAGCTGATCTAGTAATAGCTgttgccagaaaaaaaaaaaaaaaaaaaaaaaaaNATAAAATTTGTTAACAGCGTTAAAATAAGCTTCTCTGCTACTTGGGCTTacgaaccctaaaaccctaaatcttcgATCCACGCCATGAGAGGCGCTCTCTTCAGAAATGCCTCTCTCTGCGCTCGCAGAGTCATCCTTTCTCCTCGGATAACCCATCAACGTTCCGCCTATGTTCCCTTCCTCGCTCCAATAGCCGCTCCGGTTCCTTTCAAATTCAGATTTTTCTCCTCCGAATCCGACTCGCCCGGCGAGAACTCGACTAATCCTCCTGAATCTTCTCCTGTAGATTCATCCGATAATAAAGATCTAGCTGTTGAGGATGTAAGCAGCAAAGGTAAAAACACTCTATCCTATGTTCAAGCTGTGGAAATGGTGATTCGTTATACGCCGTAGTATTAGTTGAAGTTGGATGAGTTTGATTCTCATCTCGTCAGTCCTGGATACTAGTAGTAATGATCCTTCGATCTGAGATTTGGAGTTTTCTTATTATGGTTTTCTGATGAACTAGTAGAATTGTTTGAAATTGAGTTTATGTTGGTTTTAAGTAACTTCTTGTATTGGTTGATTTGTGTTATCAGAGCTTAAAGCCCGTATAGAGAAGTATTTCAATGAGGGTAATGAAGATGCGTTACCCGGAGTTATTGAAGCACTTCTGCAGAGAAGACTTGCTGACAAACACGCAGAGACTGATGATGAGTTGTTAGAAAAAATCGAGAGTCTACCTTTCAAAGATGATGTGAAGGATGAAGATTTGGAATCCGATTTCGAGGAAGCACATTCGACTGACGACGAACTCGAGGATTTGTACAACTCTCCCGAGTATGTAGCggagaagatgaggaagaatgAGTTTTTCAACATGGACGATAAGAAGTGGGATCACATGATTAGAGAAGGGATTCAACATGGTTGTCTTACCGATACTAAGGAATGCGAGGAGATTCTTGAGGATATGCTTAAATGGGACCAGCTTCTTCCTGGTATTGCTGTTTTACTTTCATATTCTCGTTCATCCGCTCACATTCTTAGTTATAAGTATTTTTTGAATACTTTCTAGGAGCCTTTTGAGGTATTCCATCTTCAGAGATTAGGCTAATTGATTAACTGATGTGCGTCTATAGCTAAAGACACTCTCTTAACTTAGCTTTTTTGTAGTTAACCTTTCTGTTTGGATTTTGCTGGTAAAAGTACCATTCTTTTTGAACTCTTTGAAGATAATGTACAATGCTAGATTTGTTGCTTGTCGTATCAGTAGGGTCGTTTAGCAAAcatattggttttgttcttgtgttgCGTATATATGAACATTGGGAACATCCTAACTGTATTTTCATTCAGATGAATTGAAGAAAAAAGTTGAAGCAAAGTTTAATGAGCTCGGGGATATGTGTGAAAGAGGTGAACTTGAGCCCGAAGCAGCTTATGAGCTTTTTAAGGAATTCGAAGATGAGATGGTAGTTCAGTATGGAGATCAAATGGAAGCTGAGGGTCCTCCCCAATTTGGTGAAACGGATGCTTCCGATAGGAATACCGACTTGGATGATCCCCCCGGTAAAGGCCCAATCCTCAGGTGGCAATCGAGGATAGTTTTTGCTCCTGGAGGCGATGCGTGGCATCCAAAGAACAGGAAAGTTAAAATGTCTGTTACAGTGAAAGAGCTCGGGCTCTCAAAGCATCAGGCTCGAAGGCTAAGGGAACTTGTGGGGAAAAGATACCATTCGGGAAAAGACGAGCTTACAATCACCAGTGAGAGGTATATAACTATAAatcttaagctttttttttctttttttcgcgAGACAAGAATGTTGGATCATGAAATGTTTTGTGCCCTGTCACAGGTTTGAACACCGAGAGGAAAACAGGAAAGACTGCTTGAGAACTCTTTACGGTTTGATAGAGGAATCTGCGAAAGCGAACAAGATTGCTGAGGACATAAGAACATCATATGTAAAACAGAGACTCCAAGCCAATCCAGCTTTTATGCAGAAACTACAAGCAAAGATGATAAGGTCTAAAGAATCAGATGCCATCAGCGCCTGAAAAAACCTTTTCCCGTTCAGCgtttttcttcttgtctcacCAAATAATCTCTAGGATCGTCTCTTTTTTGGCAATCAATTGATCCGGTACGGGTTTCGAATCCATGAAGAATCTTTGATGGTAACTCTTATTTTAGTTTATCAGATGAAGACATGAACCTTGGTTCTGCACCTGGTGTCTGTTAGGGCCCATGAGACTTAGCCAACGCTTTCTTAGAATTATGAATCTCTTCGAAGATTAAAAGGTTTCAATATGGGATTTGGATATGTTTACTCTCTGATTCAGAATGAAAAtgactaaagaaaaaaataaattttataatttttgtttggggtTTATCATTAGATGTTTATTCTGAATTTTTAATCGTCAGCTCATCAAATTAACAGTTTAACTGAAGATGGAATTGGAAAGAAATAGTATTTCTTTGTATatacaagaaaaacacaatCTATGCTTACACAGTACTACAAATAAGGGATCTATTTACATAACGATAATAGGAAAGTAAAATGGTccaatgttttgtgtttttttcccgACGAAGGCGAATGAAATTTCTCAACCTCCACCACAACCACCGCAACCGCCGCCCCCACAACCTCCGCCACCGGTAGTGTTTGCCGAATTGGGTTTGTTGTTGGAAACTCCATCGGCGCAGGAGAATAACATAGCCGAGAGGGCACAACAGCCGATCAGAGCCAAGAACACAACATGAAACAGGTAGCTAGCATCGAAATGCGTCGTTGTAGCCATGCTCATTACATCTTCCAAGTGTCTcgccatctttctttctttaagttAATGTGGATGAGGTCAAGTTGTTTAACGTGAAAAGCTTTCCTACTATTTATAGCCGATAAATTCGTATAGTGGCCATTGacttttgataaaattattcGTTGATTATACAGATTTACATTTAAATAAAAAGACTGCAAAATACCGAGTCACCCATTTTAGTCTATTATTCCCTTCTAATAAACACATTTGACTGCGTTATTATGATTTAGATCcagtatatattattagttgATGCTAATACATAATTCGCATCCAGTTCATAATGATTTATAGTTAAAGattatgtttcttttaatatacaAAACTTGAAGTTCGAGGCCAGGCttttttataattctatatGTCTATGGCTATTACCCTaagaaatttgtatttttttttcattttttctgtcAATATTGATAATTTACATACGTAGTTCgtttgtcaaaacaaaaaacatacatagttctagtttagggtttttcaagGAAATTAAACTtagttgaaattaaaataaggGTTTTCTGACCATTATAAGTTCTAAACTAGGGTGAGAATAGACAACTACCGtgatataatgtatatattaatttatatatcagGTTGATTTGCCTtgtaggttttttttaaaaaaaaaattggtttgcaTCTATAGTGGTTAATATTTTAAGTGATCATTCATGACACTTGTTTtccaaaatacatatataagaaaattattggACAAGAAATTTCGTCGAAATAATTATGTACTGCTTAAGTATTTGTCATTGATAAAAAATTAGGGAGGTTTTATTAAACAATCtaaaaagaagatgagaaataCCGAATTAACGGGTTTGGCCGCATGAGGCATGAGGAGGTATAACCGTATAAGTATAAagacgctctctctctcttctatctcACGTGGActccgtttttctttttttttttttactcagaAGCGTGTGACTCcgtttttcttgtttgtacAAATTTgactaatacaaaaataaaattcttgtaTCAGACTTTCGATGTAAAAGCTTCGTAAAAGGCGTATTGGCCGGCGCAAGTTTTTTATATg is drawn from Camelina sativa cultivar DH55 chromosome 1, Cs, whole genome shotgun sequence and contains these coding sequences:
- the LOC104767610 gene encoding uncharacterized protein LOC104767610, which gives rise to MRGALFRNASLCARRVILSPRITHQRSAYVPFLAPIAAPVPFKFRFFSSESDSPGENSTNPPESSPVDSSDNKDLAVEDVSSKELKARIEKYFNEGNEDALPGVIEALLQRRLADKHAETDDELLEKIESLPFKDDVKDEDLESDFEEAHSTDDELEDLYNSPEYVAEKMRKNEFFNMDDKKWDHMIREGIQHGCLTDTKECEEILEDMLKWDQLLPDELKKKVEAKFNELGDMCERGELEPEAAYELFKEFEDEMVVQYGDQMEAEGPPQFGETDASDRNTDLDDPPGKGPILRWQSRIVFAPGGDAWHPKNRKVKMSVTVKELGLSKHQARRLRELVGKRYHSGKDELTITSERFEHREENRKDCLRTLYGLIEESAKANKIAEDIRTSYVKQRLQANPAFMQKLQAKMIRSKESDAISA
- the LOC104783184 gene encoding uncharacterized protein LOC104783184 — protein: MARHLEDVMSMATTTHFDASYLFHVVFLALIGCCALSAMLFSCADGVSNNKPNSANTTGGGGCGGGGCGGCGGG